Proteins found in one Tamandua tetradactyla isolate mTamTet1 chromosome 3, mTamTet1.pri, whole genome shotgun sequence genomic segment:
- the LOC143675711 gene encoding olfactory receptor 2AJ1-like has product MGYENHSFSNDFILLGVFSSSQTSLVFFSFIFLIFIMTITENTVLLLLIFRDVRLHTPMYYLLGHLPFMDILHISNIVPKMISDFLSGGKTISFAGCGFQIFLSLTLLGGECLLLAAMSYDRYVAICHPLRYPILMNKHVSILMARGSWLIGTINSTVHTAYVLHFPFCGSKAIDHFFCEVPAMLKLSCIDTSPYERGVYVSGIIFLLIPFSTISASYVQVLLTVLQMNSSEARKKSFSTCSFHMTVVIMYYGPFIFTCLRPKPYHTPGQEKFLAIFYTILTPTLNPLIYSFRNKDVLFAMKNMLTSNFLIKTMNMNNAWNVCFFPISIRIPRGNQNFGNNLTAKLIFFYL; this is encoded by the coding sequence ATGGGATATGAGAATCATAGTTTCAGCAATGACTTCATCCTTTTGGGAGTGTTCTCTTCTTCCCAAACAAGTCtggtcttcttttcctttatatttctcatttttattatgaCTATAACAGAAAATACAGTCCTGCTCCTACTTATCTTCAGAGACGTACGTCTGCATACACCTATGTATTACCTGCTCGGCCATCTCCCTTTTATGGATATCTTACATATTTCCAACATTGTTCCCAAAATGATCAGTGACTTTCTTTCAGGCGGGAAAACTATTTCATTTGCTGGTTGTGGCTTCCAGATATTTCTGTCCCTCACACTGCTAGGTGGTGAGTGCCTCCTCCTCGCAGCAatgtcctatgaccgctatgtagcCATTTGTCATCCACTGCGTTATCCAATTCTTATGAATAAGCATGTCAGCATTCTCATGGCCAGAGGGTCCTGGCTCATAGGGACCATCAATTCCACAGTTCACACAGCTTATGTACTCCATTTCCCCTTCTGTGGTTCAAAGGCCATTGATCATTTTTTCTGTGAAGTCCCAGCCATGTTAAAGTTGTCCTGTATAGACACATCACCCTATGAACGAGGAGTTTATGTAAGTGGTATCATCTTTCTGCTTATCCCTTTCTCCACGATTTCTGCTTCATATGTCCAAGTCCTACTTACTGTCCTCCAAATGAATTCATCAGAGGCACGGAAAAAGTCATTTTCTACCTGTTCCTTCCACATGACTGTGGTCATAATGTACTATGGGCCATTTATTTTCACATGTTTGAGACCAAAACCCTACCATACTCCAGGCCAGGAAAAGTTCTTGGCGATATTCTATACCATCCTTACACCCACACTGAACCCTCTAATCTACAGCTTTAGGAATAAAGATGTTTTGTTTGCAATGAAAAATATGCTTACAAGTAACTTTCTAATCAAAACAATGAATATGAATAATGCTTGGAATGTGTGCTTTTTCCCTATTTCCATACGAATTCCTAGAGGAAATCAGAATTTTGGTAATAATTTGACTGCGAAGCTAATATTTTTCTACTTGTAG